The Polaribacter sp. Q13 sequence CCAAAATCTACATCATCTAACGGATTAAATGCTGGTTTAAGTTTGTCTTGGAATTTGTTCGACGGAGGAGGCACAAAAACAAGGGTTGCCAACGCAAAAATAGCATTAGAAAATCAGCAAATATTATTAGAACAGCAAAAAGTAACCATCGATAATAATCTGAAAAATACTTGGGAAAATTATCAAAACCAATTATTTATTCTAAAAGCACAAGAAAAAAACGTGTTAACTACACAAAATAATTTTGATAGAAGTAGAGAGCGTTACAAGTTGGGGCAAATTACTTCTATTGAGTTTAGACAAGCTCAAATTAATTTTATCAATTCTAAAACAGCATATAATAATGCTAAATTTGATGCAAAATTGATAGAATTACAGCTTTTACAATTAAGTGGAGACATTCTAAATGTGCGTTTTTAAAAACTGATTTTTGTCATATCTTAAAATAATTTTATATATTAATTTTGAATTTAAAATAAAACGCTTATGAATTTTTTAAATATACCACAGGTTTCTTGGGTAAATGGTACCATTATGATAGGTATTTTTGCTGTAGTTGTTGTTGGTTTGGTTGTCACGGTTTATTTATTAATGAGTACAGATAAAAAAGCAAAATAATTTCCCCCAAATATTTTATAAGAGCCTGAGGTTATCTCGGGCTTTTGTGGTTACATTAAGTTAGAATATGCTTTATTTTTAACAACTATTTCACTATTTTTATAGATGAAAAAAATAAGGTATATGACTAATAAACTAGAAAATAATTTTGGTTATCTTTTAGAGAAAGATTTAATCTTAGAGATTGAGCAATTAGGTGTTTCTAAGGAGTTTAAAGAAAATACTACTATTATAGAAGTTGGAGATTATATAAAATCTATGCCTTTATTAATTTCTGGAGCTATTAAAATTCTTAGAGAAGATGAAAATGGTGATGAGATTGTTTTATACTATTTAGAAAAAGGAGATACTTGTGCCATGACGCTTTCTTGTTGTATGGGACAAACAAAAAGTAAAATTAGAGCTGTTGCAGAAACAAATGTTGAGCTAATTATGTTGCCAAAAGAAAAAATGGCAGATTGGTTAGGGAAATATAAATCTTGGCAATCTTATATTTTACAAACGTATCACAGTAGAATGGATGAGCTTTTAGAAGCTTTAGATACGATTGCTTTTTTAAAAATGGATGAACGCCTTTTTAAATACTTAAAAGACAAGGCGATGGTTACCCATAATGATCTTTTACATGTTACACACAAACAAATTTCTGAAGACTTACACACCTCTAGAGTTGTAGTATCTAGATTATTAAAAAAATTAGAAAACGAAAGTAAAATTCAATTATTTAGAAATAGTATAAAAGTTTTAGAACTGTAACATTAGTTACTGTGTAATTTAAAGTGGAGTCTTATTTTTGTAATAAAAACAATGAAATATTTTACTTTTTTCATAGCAATTGCTGTTCTGTTTGGTTGCAAAGATGCTAAAAAGCCTTCTTATTCTAAGAAGGATGACGTTTCAGAAATGCAAAACCATCCTGGTAAAAAGTTAATGGAAACAAACTGTTATGTATGCCACAACCCAACCACCATAGAAGATAATAGAATTGCACCACCAATGATTGCTATAAAAAAGCGTTATTCAATGGGCAATAGTTCTAAAGAAGCATTTATTAATTCCTTGCAAGATTTTATTAAAAACCCAACAGCAGAAAATGCTAAAATGTATGGCGCTGTAAAACGTTTTGGAGTAATGCCTAAAATGGATTTTCCAGAAGAGACAGTCAAACAAATTGCAGATTATATATTTGAGTTTGATATTGAAAAACCAGCATGGTTTGAAGAACATTATAATCAACAGCATGGAAATGGAAACGGAGGCGGTAATGGAATGGGGAATGGCAATGGAATGCGAAGACAACAACAAGGAAATAATTTTAAAAACGTACCTTACAATGAAAGAGGTTTAAAATATGCACTTTCTACGAAGGCTGTTTTAGGGAAAAACTTAATGAGTAAAATTCAAAAAGAAGGAACGCTAGCTGCATTAAAATTTTGTAATGTAAAAGCATTCCCTTTAACAGATAGTATGTCTGTGGTACACAAAGCAACTATTAAAAGGGTGTCTGATAAACCTAGAAATCCTAAGAATAAGGCAGATGCTATAGAAAATGGGTATATTACAGTGTTTAAAGAAGAGGCTAAATTAAATAAAGAGTCAGTACCAGTTGTTATAGAATCTGCAGAAAATGTAAAAGTGTATTATCCAATTAAAACAAATAGTATGTGTTTACAATGTCACGGAAAACCAACTGTAGATATTAAAAATAGCACTTTAGCGCAAATAGATAAGTTATATCCAAATGATTTGGCAATTGGATATAGTGAAAACCAAGTAAGAGGAATTTGGAGTATTACCTTTAACAAATAATCATAAAAAAGTTCTTAGGCATGAGCAATTTTTCAGAAATTATAAATCAAGATAAACCTGTTTTAGTAGATTTTTTTGCAGAATGGTGTGGACCTTGTAAAATGATGAGTCCAATTTTAAAAGAAGTAAAAGACACTTTAGGTGATACCGTTTCTATTATTAAAATAGATGTTGATAAAAATCAACCTATAGCAGCAAAATACCAAGTTAGAGGTGTGCCTACTTTAATTTTATTTAAATCTGGAAAACAGGTTTGGAGGCAATCTGGCGTTGTTCAGAAAAAAGATTTAGTTTCTATTGTAAATAATAATCGGGGGATTTAATTATTTACAATAGAATTAAATGAAAGCATCTAATTAATTTTAGGTGCTTTCGTTATTCAGTAATACAATCTAAACTATAAAAACCACCACAGTTTTCGGTTCTCTTTTTAGAAAATTGGGTTATTAAATATGCTGTTGTAATAAGGTTTCTTAATTCGCATAAATCTACAGAAAGTTCAGAATAATCATACAAGCGTTTGTTGTCTTCATAAAGTACCCTTAACTTCTTCTCAGCACGTTTTAAACGCTCGTTAGAACGCACAATACCAACATAATTTGTCATAATAGTTTTTACTTCATTTCTATCATGAGCAATTAATATTTTTTCCATGTTTTTAATAACACCATTGTCATTCCATACAGGAACATCTTTAGGCATTTTAGCTTTACTAAATTTTTTAGAAACATTTAAAAAAGCTTTATGAGCATAGACTAATCCTTCTAATAAAGAATTAGATGCCAATCTATTTCCACCATGTAAACCAGTTCTGGTAACCTCGCCACAAGCGTATAAATTCTTAATAGAAGTCTTCGCTTTTTTGTTCACATTTACACCACCACATATGTAATGAGATGCAGGTACAACAGGAATAAAATCTTTAGTTACATCAATATTTAAAGAAGCACATTTTTCTGTAATATTAGGAAAATGCTCTTTAAATTTTTCCATATCTAAATTCGTACAATCTAAATATACATGTGGTTTTCCACTCTTCTTTAATTCGTTATCTATAGCTCTAGCAACAATATCTCTAGAGGCTAATTCTTCTCTTTCATCATATTTATGCATAAAGAAGTCACCATTGTAGTCTCTTAACTTAGCACCAAAACCTCTAACAGCTTCAGAAATTAAGAAAGCAGGGTATTCTCCTGGGTTGTATAATGCCGTTGGATGAAATTGAATAAACTCCATTTCAGATATTTCTGCTTTTGCACGGTATGCAATTCCTATTCCATCACCAGTAGCAACCACAGGGTTTGTAGTAGTTTCATATACTTGTCCATTACCACCAGAAGCTAAAATGGTAAATTTGCTTACAAAAGTTTTTACAATTGCATTTTTTTCATCTAAAACATAAGCACCATCACAAGAAATTTTGCCATTTCGTTTCGTCTTTCTCTTTTTTGTTTGATGCTCGGTAATTAAATCAATTGCATAATGATGCGTTAAAAAATCAATGTTTTCAAGTGCATTTACTTGTGCTAATAAGGCACGTTCAACTTCTGCTCCTGTAATATCTGTATGATGTAAAATTCTATTTTGAGAATGTCCTCCTTCACGACCTAGATCGTAATCTCCATTTTCATTTTCATCAAATTGGGTTCCCCAATCAATTAATTCTTGCAGTCTTTTTGGAGCATCACCTACCACCATTTTTACTACTTCTTCATCGCACAAACCATCTCCAGCAACTAAAGTATCATTTATATGTTGCTCAAAACTATCTACAGTTCTGTTATAAACAGTAGCAATTCCACCTTGTGCATACTTAGTGTTAGATTCACTTTGTTCGTCTTTTGTAACAATTGTAATTTTGGCATCTTTAAACTTAGTTGCCGTTTTTAGGGCAAAAGTTAATCCGGAAATACCAGAACCAATTACTAGAAAATCTGTAGAAATTATTTTTTTATCAGGTAACATTTTAAGGTGTTATTTAGAAAGTTCTAACATTCTGTTGATAGGAATAATTGCTTTTTTTGCCAATTCTTCTTCAACTTCTATATTGGGTAATTCGTGTTTTAAACATAAATACAATTTTTTCATTGTATTCATTTTCATGTATGCACATTCGCTGCAAGCACAAGTATTATCTTCTTTTGCTGGTGCAGGAATAATTATTTTATCAGGATTTTCTTGCATCATTTCAAACAAAATACCAGCTTCTGTAGCTACAATAAATTTCTTTTTATCGCTGTTTTTTACATGATTTAAAAGACCAGAAGTAGAGCCAATATATTTAGCCACTTTTAGCATGTGTGCTTCAGATTCTGGATGCGCAATTAATTCTGCATCTGGGTGTTCTGTGTATAAAGTTATTAACTTTTCCATAGAAAAAGCTTCGTGAACCATACAAGCGCCATCCCAAAGTAACATTTCTCTACCTGTTTCTTTGTTTAAATAATCTCCTAAATTTCTATCTGGTGCAAAAATAATAGGTTGATCTTGCGGAATAGAATCGATAATTTTTCTAGCGTTAGATGAGGTACAAACGTAATCGCTTAACGCTTTAATTTCTGCAGAACAATTAATGTACGTAACAACAATATGGTCTGGGTGTTTCTTTTTAAATTCTGAAAACTGTTCTGGCGGACAAGAATCTGCTAAAGAACAACCTGCTAGTAAGTCTGGTAATAAAACTTTTTTAGTCGGATTTAATATTTTGGCAGTTTCTGCCATAAAATGAACCCCGGCAAAAACAATAATATCTGCATCTGTTTTTTCGGCTTGTTGCGCCAATGCTAAACTATCACCAACAAAATCTGCAATTTCTTGAATCTCATCTATTTGATAATAATGCGCTAAAATAACGGCATTCTTCTCTTTTTTTAGTTTTAAGATTTCCTCAACATAATCAATATTAGGAGTTTCAATATCTAAAAATCCCTTTTCAGTTAGATTTTTCTTTGCAGCATCTAAAGTTTCCATAAAAAGTGTTTATTTTGAACTAGACTACAAATATAAACTCTATTTTGTAGGTAGTAAAATGATTACCGTTATTCTATGAAATAATAACTATAATACTAGAAATGTTGAATTTATCTGAGAAGTTTTGGGAGAAAAAGTATGAAACTCAAAAAATTGGTTGGGATTTAGGAGTTGTTTCTCCGCCTTTAAAATTTTATTTTGATCAATTAACAAATAAAGAACTTAAAATATTGATTCCGGGTGGTGGAAATTCTTACGAAGCAGAGTATCTTTTTAACAACGGATTTAAAAATGTTTCTGTGGTTGATATTTGCCATAATCCGCTTGAGAATTTGAAAGATAGAGTTCCTAGTTTTCCGGAAAATCAATTAATTCATGGCAATTTTTTTGATTTAGAAGCTACTTTCGATTTGATAATAGAACAAACTTTTTTTTGTGCTATCAATCCTGATTTACGAGTAAAATACGCATCAAAAATGAGAGATTTATTAAATGATGAAGGTAAATTAGTTGGTTTACTTTTTGATGCAAAACTCAATGAAGATCATCCACCTTTTGGTGGGAATAAAGAAGAATATCTATCTTATTTCGAATCTTATTTTTCTTTGGATATTTTTGAAAAATGTTATAATTCTTATCAGAATAGACAAGAAATGGAGTTGTTTGTTAAGTTTGTGAAGAAATAGAAATTACACGATATTTTTAGAGTTAAATCTGAAACAAAACCTCAAAGGTTATAAAAACCTTTGAGGTTTTGTACATTCTCTTTTTCTAAAACTTATACTGTAAAAATGCAGAGAAATTACGTCCTGGTTCTGTAACCGGAGTTCTTCCAAAATCTGCTTGGTTTGTAAATGAAAAGTTTAAATGACTGTTATATCCTTTGTCAAATACATTTAAAACAGCAACACCTAAGGTAATATTTTTAAGAGGTTTTCCACCAAAACGAAGATCTAAAGTTTGGTAACCTGCGGTTGATGTTTCTCCGTAACTTTCAGAAATATTGTCTTGTTTAGAAACCAAATTATATTGCGCATTTGCCCAAATATATTCTTTTTGAAAACCGAAAGTAAATTTGGTGGTAAAAGGTGGGGTTAAAGGTAAAGATTCGTCTAAATCGTTATTTTTTGTATACACATAAGAAAACTCCGTTTTAAAATTATAGAAATCTAAAAAATCTACACGAGCCATCGCTTCGAAACCAGTTTTGTATGCTTCGTCTAAATTCTGAAATACTTTTACACTAGTAGGATCTGTAGTTGGATTAAATTTTCTTGAAATGCTTGGGTCTACGATTCCTACAATGTAATTTTCGAAATAAGAATAGTACACCGAAGTTTCAAACTGAAAACTATTAAATCCGTTTTTAAGTTCTTCAAAGCCTTTAATTCCAATTTCAAACTGATTGTTTACCTCCGCTTTTAAATCTGGATTTCCTACATATTTATAAGGGTCTTGTCCAACTGTAAAATGATTTATATAACGCTCTATCATGTTAGCAGTTCTTATTCCACGGCCATAAGCAGCCTCAAAAGTAAAGGCATCAGAAATCATTTTTTTAATAGAAACAGTTCCGCTAAAAGTATGTTCTGTACGTTTTTTTAAATTATACATTTCGGCAAAATCTGCAGCGGGATCTTTAATATCAGACGTTACATTGTCATAACGAATACCAGCTGTTAGAATGGTGTTTTCTGCGATACTGTATTTTGCTTCTGTAAAAAAACCAAGGTCTGTAATGTAAGAATCTTGCCAAGTTTTATCATAAAAAGTTTTTGGTGTTGCAAGCATACTTCCATTCATCATTTTAACAATTCTAGTTCTTCCACCATCTCTTGCAATATTCATTAAATCAATTCCAGAATACATATCTAGAGCTTTAGAGGGTAGCCAATTGATTTCAATTTTACCACCAGCAGTAGTAGCTTCAACAGAAGAAGCAGCTTCCGTCATCATAAAAGAAGGTCTGTTAGTATTGGTCATTAAATGGTCTACATAACTATGGTATCCTTTTACTGTAATCGCTTTTATAACTTTTGCTATATGGTCTATTTTATAGTCAACAGAAAGAATACTACTGTTGTCATATTCTGTATCCATTGGTAAAGCAGCGTGTAAAACATCACGACCAAAAGATTGTCTCCAATCTACTTTTAAACGTTGGTTTTCGGTAAAGTTGTAGCCAACTTTAATTCCGTAATCAGAGCTTTTAAAAGAAGACGGAATTTCAGTTCCAAAGCCATCTTTATAGTTTCCAAAATCTCTATAACCACCACTGGCAACAATATCAAATTTTTCATTGATGTATTGTAGTTCTGCTAAATTAACCATGGAGTTTCCGTTACTTTCAAAGCCGCCAGAAACTTTTCCATGAAAACCATAATCTTCATAATTTGGTTTTTGTGTAACTAAGTTTATAATTCCTCCAAAAGTAGCACCATATCTAACGGTATAAGGGCCTTTTATGATTTCAATTCTAGAAATTTCTTCAGGAATTATGTGTGTTGTTACAGGATCCATCCTGTTAGGGCACGCATGCATTGCTTTTGTACCACCGTCATATTGAATGTTTAATTGCTCATATTGCGCACCTCTAAAAGAAGGGTCTATGGCATAATTTCCTCTTTTAATTACTGAAAAACCATTGATGTTGTTAAATAAATCGGCAACATTTTTTGGCTGTACTATTTTTTTAGCATATTTATTAGCGATGGAACTAAATACAGGGTCTTTCTTTGTTTTTCCTGTAATGATAACTTCATCTAGTTGTACTGCTTTTTGTTTCGTACTATCTTTTTTGGAGGCTACTTTTTCTTGACTATAAGATGTAGCAGAAATTAGCGTGCATAAAAGCACACTATAAAATATTTTCATCTGTAATAATTTTAATTTTAACTATGTAGTTTTTTTATAGAAGTTCTATAAAATAAAAAGAAAATTATGCATTTGGCGGATGAAAACAAGATGCTAGTAATTTAAAATGATAGAGATTTAAATACTGAAAAGTAGATGTATTTTGATCTGTAAATTTAGTTAAATGAAAAGAAGACACTTTTTCACTATATAATAATAGATCTTTAAAATCAGTAAGTTGTATTGGTTGGTTTTTTTCTTCGTCTGTAGTTTTTGTCACTTTTTTTAAGTGGCACTTACCATCACAATGCAATGCTGGTTTGTCTTTGTTTTCGCAATACGCTTCTATAAAACCCGCTGTGTCTAAATTATAATAGATATACGTAATAGACACTCTTAAACTATTGTAGAGTATAAGAGTACTAAATAATATTGGGAAAATGATTTTCCAGTTCTTCACAAATATAAATTTAAAAGATGTACATATCTTTTAGTATGATTTTTATCATTAAAAATCTTTGTTTTCTACACAGTTTTTACAAAAATAATCATATAAAATTTTCTTCTAAGTAACATTTGTTGCATTTATAAAAACTATTGTTTATTAAATTTGCATAAGTAAAATTAATAACCAGTTATTGAGAATGAAAATAGTAGGTCGGAATTTAATTTATAAACAATAAAAAAGATGAATGTTATACAATTTGAAGATAAGCCATTAGCACATTATTCGTATGCTATTATTAGTGGCGGTGATATGGCTTTGGTAGATCCTTCTAGAGATCCAAAACCATATTATGAATTGGCAGAAAAACATCAAGTAAAAATTAAAGCCATTTTTGAAACACATCCTCATGCAGATTTTGTGAGTAGTCATTTACAATTACATAAAGAAACTGGAGCAAAAATTTATGTTAGCCAATTAGTTGGTGCAAATTATACACATGAAGCTTTTGATGATGGTAATTCAATTTCTATTGGAGATGTTACGTTTTCTTCTATAAATTCTCCAGGACATTCACCAGACAGTATTACCATAATTGCTGTTGATAAAGAAAATAACCATGCAATGTTTTCTGGTGACACTTTATTTATTGGTGATGTTGGAAGACCCGATTTAAGAGAAAAAGCGGGTAATATGAAAGCTAAAAGAGAAGAGCTTGCCCAAAAGATGTATCATACAATACAACATAAATTTACACATTTACCAGATGCAACTATTGTGTATCCGGCTCATGGAGCAGGTTCTTTATGTGGTAAAAATATGAGTACAGATTCTCAAAGTACTTTAGGTAAAGAAAGAAAAGAAAATTGGGCTTTTCAAGATATGACAGAAGTACAATTTATGAATCATATTTTAAAAGATCAACCCTTTATTCCTTCTTATTTTGAGTTTAATGTTGATATCAATAAAAATGGTGCCGACAATTTTAAATCGGTATTTGGTAGCATCCCTTTTAAATTTGGAATTACAGATTTTAAGAATAATAATGATTTAATTTTAGATGTTAGAAGTGCTGACGATTTTCAAAAAAATCATCTAAAAGGAAGTTTTAATATCATCGCAGAAACAGAAAATGACAAAGTAGAAACATGGTTGGGATCTATTATAGAACCAAATGAGAGTTTTCATTTAGTAATTAATACGGTTGATGATGTAGAAGTGATACTTAGTAGAATTGCTAAAATAGGTTACGAAAAACAAGTAAAATCTATTATAACTTTAGATAGCACTAGTTTTGAAACTTCTAAACCTTTAGATCTTCAGGATTTTAAAAACAATACAGATCAATACACAATTATAGATATTAGAAATAAAAGTGAAGTTGATGAAGGTAAGATTTTTGAAAACGCTATTTCAATTCCACTGCATCAGTTAAGAGCATCAAAAAGTAAAATCCCAACAGATAAACCCATTGTAGTGCATTGTGCAGGAGGCTACAGAAGTGCAGCAGGAAGTAGTGTTATTTCTAACATAATAGAAAGTAATAACATCTATGATCTTAGTGATAACATAAACGATTTTTATTAACAATTATATTAAAAACAGTAAACTTTTTTAGATGCTAAAATGAATTTCGAAATAATAAAACGGCAACTTTTAAACCATTAACAATCCTTATAACAACATAAAGTTTCGGTATGGTTTAAGTTACAAATGTTACAAAGCAAGTACTATTTCTAAAGTAATTTTACTTCAGATAACAATTAAATATAACATATATGAATACTCAAGAAACAAATCAAGAACAAGAAACATTTGCAATGCCAAGAATTGGAGATAAAGCACCTCAATTTACAGCAGTAACAACTCAAGGAGATATTAATTACCCTTCAGATTATAAAGGAAAATGGTCTATTTTATTTAGTCATCCAGCAGATTTTACGCCTGTTTGTACTTCAGAATTTATGACATTTGCACATTTAGAAGAAAAATTTGAGAAAGCAAATTGTAGCCTTATCGGATTGTCTATAGATGGTTTGTATAGCCATATTGCTTGGTTAAGAACTATTAAAGATAAAATTGAATTTAACGGAATGAAAAACATAGAAGTTAAGTTTCCTTTAATAGAAGATATTTCTATGAATGTTGCTAAAAAATACGGAATGATTCAACCAGGAGAAAGCAAAACACAAGCAGTTAGAGCGGTGTTTTTTGTAGATCCTAATGAAACTGTAAGAGCAATTATCTATTACCCATTAAGTTTAGGACGTAATTTTGATGAATTATACAGAGCTTTAATTGCAATGCAGACTTCGGATAAATTTAATGTAGCAACTCCAGCAGATTGGAATCCTGGTGATGATGTAATTGTATCTCCAGCTGGTTCTTGTGGTGTTGCAGAGCAAAGAATGAATTCTACAGAAGAACTAGACTGTAAAGACTGGTTTTTCTGTACTAAGAAATTAGATAAAGATTTAGTTTTAGATAGCATTCTAAAAAAATAATCCCCTATTTTTAAAATAAAGAGGCTGTTTTGTGTAAGACAGCCTCTTTTGTAATATAAGTTACATATAGCTTTGTGTAAAGGCCATAAATTTGACCAATAAATTATTTAAAATGGCAAAAGAACATTTTTATCAGGTAAAAGTAAATTGGAACGAAAATAGAAAAGGAACTTTATCTTCTGATGTAATAGATGAAAAAATTACAATTGCAACTCCTCCAGAATTCCCAAAAGGAGAAGCAAATATTTGGACTCCAGAACATTATTTTGTGGCAGCTATTAATGGTTGTTTAATGACTACCTTTTTAGCAGTTGCAGAAAACTTTAAACTCAATTTTATAGATTTTGAATCGGATGCAGAAGGAAAACTAGAAATGGTAGATCGTAAATTTAAAATGAGTGAAGTTATTTTAAAACCTACTGTTACAATTTCTAATGAAGCTGATATTGAATTGGCCAAAAAAGTGGTAGAAAAAGCAGAAGCAGCTTGTTTAATTTCTAATTCTATTACTTCTACGATTAAATTAGAGGTTACGATTAAAGTAAAAGAAAGCTGAAAATTTTCAATCAACAAAGTAAGGTTTTAAGTTGCGAATCTCGTATTTTTATTGGCGCTTAGAATAATTAATATTTTATAATACATTTAAAAAGTTTTCTATGGAAGACATGATTTTTTACGATAGGTTGCAATTTGCATTTACTATCACATTTCACTATATATTTCCGCAATTAACAATGGGACTATCTTTAATGATTGTCTATTTTAAATGGAAATATTTAAGAAATAATGACGAAAAATATAACAATGCTGCTAAATTTTTTATGAAAATTTTTGCAGTAAATTTTACAATGGGTGTTGTAACAGGAATTCCTATGGAGTTTCAATTTGGTACCAATTGGGCAAAATTTTCTGAATTAACAGGTGGGATTATTGGGCAAACTTTAGCCATGGAAGGAAT is a genomic window containing:
- a CDS encoding Crp/Fnr family transcriptional regulator, which translates into the protein MTNKLENNFGYLLEKDLILEIEQLGVSKEFKENTTIIEVGDYIKSMPLLISGAIKILREDENGDEIVLYYLEKGDTCAMTLSCCMGQTKSKIRAVAETNVELIMLPKEKMADWLGKYKSWQSYILQTYHSRMDELLEALDTIAFLKMDERLFKYLKDKAMVTHNDLLHVTHKQISEDLHTSRVVVSRLLKKLENESKIQLFRNSIKVLEL
- a CDS encoding DUF3365 domain-containing protein, giving the protein MKYFTFFIAIAVLFGCKDAKKPSYSKKDDVSEMQNHPGKKLMETNCYVCHNPTTIEDNRIAPPMIAIKKRYSMGNSSKEAFINSLQDFIKNPTAENAKMYGAVKRFGVMPKMDFPEETVKQIADYIFEFDIEKPAWFEEHYNQQHGNGNGGGNGMGNGNGMRRQQQGNNFKNVPYNERGLKYALSTKAVLGKNLMSKIQKEGTLAALKFCNVKAFPLTDSMSVVHKATIKRVSDKPRNPKNKADAIENGYITVFKEEAKLNKESVPVVIESAENVKVYYPIKTNSMCLQCHGKPTVDIKNSTLAQIDKLYPNDLAIGYSENQVRGIWSITFNK
- the trxA gene encoding thioredoxin, which translates into the protein MSNFSEIINQDKPVLVDFFAEWCGPCKMMSPILKEVKDTLGDTVSIIKIDVDKNQPIAAKYQVRGVPTLILFKSGKQVWRQSGVVQKKDLVSIVNNNRGI
- the nadB gene encoding L-aspartate oxidase, giving the protein MLPDKKIISTDFLVIGSGISGLTFALKTATKFKDAKITIVTKDEQSESNTKYAQGGIATVYNRTVDSFEQHINDTLVAGDGLCDEEVVKMVVGDAPKRLQELIDWGTQFDENENGDYDLGREGGHSQNRILHHTDITGAEVERALLAQVNALENIDFLTHHYAIDLITEHQTKKRKTKRNGKISCDGAYVLDEKNAIVKTFVSKFTILASGGNGQVYETTTNPVVATGDGIGIAYRAKAEISEMEFIQFHPTALYNPGEYPAFLISEAVRGFGAKLRDYNGDFFMHKYDEREELASRDIVARAIDNELKKSGKPHVYLDCTNLDMEKFKEHFPNITEKCASLNIDVTKDFIPVVPASHYICGGVNVNKKAKTSIKNLYACGEVTRTGLHGGNRLASNSLLEGLVYAHKAFLNVSKKFSKAKMPKDVPVWNDNGVIKNMEKILIAHDRNEVKTIMTNYVGIVRSNERLKRAEKKLRVLYEDNKRLYDYSELSVDLCELRNLITTAYLITQFSKKRTENCGGFYSLDCITE
- the nadA gene encoding quinolinate synthase NadA; protein product: METLDAAKKNLTEKGFLDIETPNIDYVEEILKLKKEKNAVILAHYYQIDEIQEIADFVGDSLALAQQAEKTDADIIVFAGVHFMAETAKILNPTKKVLLPDLLAGCSLADSCPPEQFSEFKKKHPDHIVVTYINCSAEIKALSDYVCTSSNARKIIDSIPQDQPIIFAPDRNLGDYLNKETGREMLLWDGACMVHEAFSMEKLITLYTEHPDAELIAHPESEAHMLKVAKYIGSTSGLLNHVKNSDKKKFIVATEAGILFEMMQENPDKIIIPAPAKEDNTCACSECAYMKMNTMKKLYLCLKHELPNIEVEEELAKKAIIPINRMLELSK
- a CDS encoding methyltransferase domain-containing protein, which encodes MNLSEKFWEKKYETQKIGWDLGVVSPPLKFYFDQLTNKELKILIPGGGNSYEAEYLFNNGFKNVSVVDICHNPLENLKDRVPSFPENQLIHGNFFDLEATFDLIIEQTFFCAINPDLRVKYASKMRDLLNDEGKLVGLLFDAKLNEDHPPFGGNKEEYLSYFESYFSLDIFEKCYNSYQNRQEMELFVKFVKK
- a CDS encoding TonB-dependent receptor, producing MKIFYSVLLCTLISATSYSQEKVASKKDSTKQKAVQLDEVIITGKTKKDPVFSSIANKYAKKIVQPKNVADLFNNINGFSVIKRGNYAIDPSFRGAQYEQLNIQYDGGTKAMHACPNRMDPVTTHIIPEEISRIEIIKGPYTVRYGATFGGIINLVTQKPNYEDYGFHGKVSGGFESNGNSMVNLAELQYINEKFDIVASGGYRDFGNYKDGFGTEIPSSFKSSDYGIKVGYNFTENQRLKVDWRQSFGRDVLHAALPMDTEYDNSSILSVDYKIDHIAKVIKAITVKGYHSYVDHLMTNTNRPSFMMTEAASSVEATTAGGKIEINWLPSKALDMYSGIDLMNIARDGGRTRIVKMMNGSMLATPKTFYDKTWQDSYITDLGFFTEAKYSIAENTILTAGIRYDNVTSDIKDPAADFAEMYNLKKRTEHTFSGTVSIKKMISDAFTFEAAYGRGIRTANMIERYINHFTVGQDPYKYVGNPDLKAEVNNQFEIGIKGFEELKNGFNSFQFETSVYYSYFENYIVGIVDPSISRKFNPTTDPTSVKVFQNLDEAYKTGFEAMARVDFLDFYNFKTEFSYVYTKNNDLDESLPLTPPFTTKFTFGFQKEYIWANAQYNLVSKQDNISESYGETSTAGYQTLDLRFGGKPLKNITLGVAVLNVFDKGYNSHLNFSFTNQADFGRTPVTEPGRNFSAFLQYKF
- a CDS encoding rhodanese-like domain-containing protein, whose translation is MNVIQFEDKPLAHYSYAIISGGDMALVDPSRDPKPYYELAEKHQVKIKAIFETHPHADFVSSHLQLHKETGAKIYVSQLVGANYTHEAFDDGNSISIGDVTFSSINSPGHSPDSITIIAVDKENNHAMFSGDTLFIGDVGRPDLREKAGNMKAKREELAQKMYHTIQHKFTHLPDATIVYPAHGAGSLCGKNMSTDSQSTLGKERKENWAFQDMTEVQFMNHILKDQPFIPSYFEFNVDINKNGADNFKSVFGSIPFKFGITDFKNNNDLILDVRSADDFQKNHLKGSFNIIAETENDKVETWLGSIIEPNESFHLVINTVDDVEVILSRIAKIGYEKQVKSIITLDSTSFETSKPLDLQDFKNNTDQYTIIDIRNKSEVDEGKIFENAISIPLHQLRASKSKIPTDKPIVVHCAGGYRSAAGSSVISNIIESNNIYDLSDNINDFY
- a CDS encoding peroxiredoxin; the protein is MNTQETNQEQETFAMPRIGDKAPQFTAVTTQGDINYPSDYKGKWSILFSHPADFTPVCTSEFMTFAHLEEKFEKANCSLIGLSIDGLYSHIAWLRTIKDKIEFNGMKNIEVKFPLIEDISMNVAKKYGMIQPGESKTQAVRAVFFVDPNETVRAIIYYPLSLGRNFDELYRALIAMQTSDKFNVATPADWNPGDDVIVSPAGSCGVAEQRMNSTEELDCKDWFFCTKKLDKDLVLDSILKK
- a CDS encoding OsmC family protein, translating into MAKEHFYQVKVNWNENRKGTLSSDVIDEKITIATPPEFPKGEANIWTPEHYFVAAINGCLMTTFLAVAENFKLNFIDFESDAEGKLEMVDRKFKMSEVILKPTVTISNEADIELAKKVVEKAEAACLISNSITSTIKLEVTIKVKES